In Leucoraja erinacea ecotype New England chromosome 12, Leri_hhj_1, whole genome shotgun sequence, one DNA window encodes the following:
- the ccdc160 gene encoding coiled-coil domain-containing protein 160 homolog isoform X3, translated as MEMQHWVQQLFPPRFCAEDLFVGDHSQGLLLSERFAASRAKRIKHIYKQEIQYFHEQKKSKRKSHMAGLIVHELNPANDQIGQNRLQLHESDNSCQTPTHGKEELCIPSTEKQAMGADMEQCKMRAQLALAQTQIAELKANCKELAESLEMKGGQLRQAQQELQGRALKDNFNVQEIRAKEFQIKRLREDLQNELMTVSKLRSEVHKTRLKSQELQLNKERLLSSWEQQALRHQLEKAVLMEKIKEQTAIDPKKLQMELDENSIPWTSRHT; from the coding sequence ATGGAAATGCAACATTGGGTTCAGCAATTATTTCCACCCCGCTTCTGCGCAGAAGATCTATTTGTGGGAGACCACTCGCAGGGCTTGCTGCTCTCTGAACGCTTTGCTGCCAGCAGAGCCAAACGAATTAAACATATTTACAAGCAGGAAATTCAGTATTTTCATGAACAAAAGAAATCAAAACGAAAAAGTCACATGGCAGGGCTGATTGTCCATGAGCTGAATCCTGCGAATGATCAGATTGGCCAGAATCGCCTTCAGCTGCACGAATCAGACAATTCATGTCAAACTCCCACTCATGGAAAGGAAGAGCTGTGTATTCCAAGTACTGAGAAACAAGCAATGGGTGCAGACATGGAGCAATGCAAGATGAGAGCACAACTGGCTCTGGCCCAAACACAAATAGCTGAGCTGAAAGCAAACTGTAAGGAACTAGCAGAGAGTCTGGAAATGAAAGGTGGTCAGCTGCGCCAAGCCCAACAAGAATTACAGGGCAGAGCTCTGAAGGACAATTTCAATGTCCAAGAAATTcgtgcaaaagaatttcaaatTAAACGTCTCAGAGAGGATCTTCAGAATGAACTGATGACTGTAAGCAAGCTGAGATCAGAAGTGCATAAGACCAGGCTCAAATCTCAGGaactccaactaaataaggagaGGCTcctctcatcctgggagcagcaGGCATTGCGACACCAGTTGGAAAAGGCTGTCTTGATGGAGAAGATAAAAGAACAAACTGCAATTGACCCgaagaaactgcaaatggagCTGGATGAG
- the ccdc160 gene encoding coiled-coil domain-containing protein 160 homolog isoform X2, protein MEMQHWVQQLFPPRFCAEDLFVGDHSQGLLLSERFAASRAKRIKHIYKQEIQYFHEQKKSKRKSHMAGLIVHELNPANDQIGQNRLQLHESDNSCQTPTHGKEELCIPSTEKQAMGADMEQCKMRAQLALAQTQIAELKANCKELAESLEMKGGQLRQAQQELQGRALKDNFNVQEIRAKEFQIKRLREDLQNELMTVSKLRSEVHKTRLKSQELQLNKERLLSSWEQQALRHQLEKAVLMEKIKEQTAIDPKKLQMELDEVLHSQSCRCDF, encoded by the coding sequence ATGGAAATGCAACATTGGGTTCAGCAATTATTTCCACCCCGCTTCTGCGCAGAAGATCTATTTGTGGGAGACCACTCGCAGGGCTTGCTGCTCTCTGAACGCTTTGCTGCCAGCAGAGCCAAACGAATTAAACATATTTACAAGCAGGAAATTCAGTATTTTCATGAACAAAAGAAATCAAAACGAAAAAGTCACATGGCAGGGCTGATTGTCCATGAGCTGAATCCTGCGAATGATCAGATTGGCCAGAATCGCCTTCAGCTGCACGAATCAGACAATTCATGTCAAACTCCCACTCATGGAAAGGAAGAGCTGTGTATTCCAAGTACTGAGAAACAAGCAATGGGTGCAGACATGGAGCAATGCAAGATGAGAGCACAACTGGCTCTGGCCCAAACACAAATAGCTGAGCTGAAAGCAAACTGTAAGGAACTAGCAGAGAGTCTGGAAATGAAAGGTGGTCAGCTGCGCCAAGCCCAACAAGAATTACAGGGCAGAGCTCTGAAGGACAATTTCAATGTCCAAGAAATTcgtgcaaaagaatttcaaatTAAACGTCTCAGAGAGGATCTTCAGAATGAACTGATGACTGTAAGCAAGCTGAGATCAGAAGTGCATAAGACCAGGCTCAAATCTCAGGaactccaactaaataaggagaGGCTcctctcatcctgggagcagcaGGCATTGCGACACCAGTTGGAAAAGGCTGTCTTGATGGAGAAGATAAAAGAACAAACTGCAATTGACCCgaagaaactgcaaatggagCTGGATGAG
- the ccdc160 gene encoding coiled-coil domain-containing protein 160 isoform X1, whose protein sequence is MEMQHWVQQLFPPRFCAEDLFVGDHSQGLLLSERFAASRAKRIKHIYKQEIQYFHEQKKSKRKSHMAGLIVHELNPANDQIGQNRLQLHESDNSCQTPTHGKEELCIPSTEKQAMGADMEQCKMRAQLALAQTQIAELKANCKELAESLEMKGGQLRQAQQELQGRALKDNFNVQEIRAKEFQIKRLREDLQNELMTVSKLRSEVHKTRLKSQELQLNKERLLSSWEQQALRHQLEKAVLMEKIKEQTAIDPKKLQMELDEVKAELRAEKCHCARNKKDLELLCKHFASLLSSNPVETFNTEFIRK, encoded by the coding sequence ATGGAAATGCAACATTGGGTTCAGCAATTATTTCCACCCCGCTTCTGCGCAGAAGATCTATTTGTGGGAGACCACTCGCAGGGCTTGCTGCTCTCTGAACGCTTTGCTGCCAGCAGAGCCAAACGAATTAAACATATTTACAAGCAGGAAATTCAGTATTTTCATGAACAAAAGAAATCAAAACGAAAAAGTCACATGGCAGGGCTGATTGTCCATGAGCTGAATCCTGCGAATGATCAGATTGGCCAGAATCGCCTTCAGCTGCACGAATCAGACAATTCATGTCAAACTCCCACTCATGGAAAGGAAGAGCTGTGTATTCCAAGTACTGAGAAACAAGCAATGGGTGCAGACATGGAGCAATGCAAGATGAGAGCACAACTGGCTCTGGCCCAAACACAAATAGCTGAGCTGAAAGCAAACTGTAAGGAACTAGCAGAGAGTCTGGAAATGAAAGGTGGTCAGCTGCGCCAAGCCCAACAAGAATTACAGGGCAGAGCTCTGAAGGACAATTTCAATGTCCAAGAAATTcgtgcaaaagaatttcaaatTAAACGTCTCAGAGAGGATCTTCAGAATGAACTGATGACTGTAAGCAAGCTGAGATCAGAAGTGCATAAGACCAGGCTCAAATCTCAGGaactccaactaaataaggagaGGCTcctctcatcctgggagcagcaGGCATTGCGACACCAGTTGGAAAAGGCTGTCTTGATGGAGAAGATAAAAGAACAAACTGCAATTGACCCgaagaaactgcaaatggagCTGGATGAGGTGAAAGCTGAACTCAGAGCAGAAAAGTGTCATTGTGCTCGAAACAAGAAAGATTTAGAGTTGTTGTGCAAACATTTTGCCAGCTTACTTTCCTCAAACCCCGTTGAAACTTTTAACACTGAATTTATAAGGAAATGA